Proteins from a genomic interval of Yoonia sp. GPGPB17:
- the puhE gene encoding putative photosynthetic complex assembly protein PuhE, which yields MTSPWIASLIAIFVWWFATGAILVAVRRADRLGTHGMTTVMGLPLLALGVWAVAVSLSDASVAGAYIGFLGALAIWGWIELAFLAGVITGPQREACPPGLSGRDRFFRAFQTVAYHELALTMGLWGLVIASDGAENRIAMATYLVLFLARISAKLNLFYGVPRINLEFVPDRLSHLKSYFRRGPVTLAFPAAITILTALLAVCAERLWTAGSDVTVVGFALLTAIAGLALLEHWLMVVPLPDAKLWRWMLPAQKTMPKEERQ from the coding sequence GCCGTGGATCGCATCGCTGATTGCTATTTTCGTCTGGTGGTTTGCCACCGGGGCGATTTTGGTGGCGGTGCGCCGGGCGGATCGTCTGGGCACGCATGGGATGACGACAGTCATGGGCCTGCCGTTGCTGGCGCTGGGCGTTTGGGCGGTTGCTGTATCGCTGAGTGATGCCAGCGTTGCAGGTGCCTATATCGGGTTTTTGGGCGCATTGGCGATCTGGGGCTGGATTGAATTGGCGTTCTTGGCCGGGGTCATTACCGGCCCGCAACGCGAAGCATGTCCACCGGGCCTATCCGGGCGCGACAGATTCTTCCGCGCCTTTCAGACCGTGGCCTATCACGAACTGGCGCTGACCATGGGTCTTTGGGGTTTGGTCATAGCATCAGATGGGGCAGAGAACCGGATTGCGATGGCGACCTATCTGGTCCTGTTCCTCGCCCGCATTTCTGCCAAGCTGAACCTGTTTTACGGGGTGCCGCGAATCAATCTGGAATTTGTGCCCGACCGGTTGTCCCACCTCAAATCATACTTCCGGCGTGGTCCGGTGACCCTCGCCTTCCCGGCGGCGATCACTATTTTGACCGCGCTTCTCGCGGTCTGCGCCGAACGGCTCTGGACTGCCGGATCGGACGTGACGGTCGTGGGCTTTGCCCTTTTGACCGCAATAGCGGGCCTTGCCCTGCTTGAACACTGGCTGATGGTGGTTCCACTGCCAGATGCGAAACTCTGGCGTTGGATGCTTCCGGCGCAAAAAACGATGCCCAAAGAAGAAAGACAGTAG